A DNA window from Enoplosus armatus isolate fEnoArm2 chromosome 9, fEnoArm2.hap1, whole genome shotgun sequence contains the following coding sequences:
- the srsf10a gene encoding serine/arginine-rich splicing factor 10 isoform X1, giving the protein MARYLRPPNTSLFVRNIADDSRPEDLRREFGRYGPIVDVYIPLDFHTRRTRGFAYIQFEDVRDAEDALHNLDRKWVCGRQIEIQFAQGDRKTPNQMKAKERHSPRSFSRYDDDRDSRRRRSRSRSYDRHRSRSPPYERRPRRSESPRDSRSYSRHRRSRSHENDKYRGPPRDHPRTHHEPGSRSRSVSRSPSPSRSRPIGKKSQSRSHSPAEDLHPTSSSQKQSVGRSPSRSYSRSMSRSRSRSRSWAGRKSGGH; this is encoded by the exons ATGGCGAGATACCTGAGGCCGCCAAATACATCTCTCTTCGTTAGAAACATCGCCGACGACTCCAG GCCAGAGGATTTACGACGTGAGTTTGGTCGTTATGGGCCTATTGTAGATGTCTACATTCCACTTGACTTCCATACACGACGGACAAGAGGATTTGCTTACATTCA GTTTGAAGATGTGCGGGATGCAGAGGACGCTCTTCACAACCTGGACCGTAAATGGGTTTGTGGGCGTCAGATCGAGATCCAGTTCGCccagggagacagaaaga CCCCTAACCAGATGAAGGCCAAGGAGCGCCACTCCCCTCGCAGTTTCTCCCGCTACGACGATGATCGGGATAGCCGCCGAAGACGGTCCCGGAGCCGCAGCTATGACCGACACAGGTCCCGGAGCCCCCCCTATGAACGTCGTCCTCGGAGGTCTGAGAGCCCTAGAGA CTCTCGGTCCTACAGTCGACATAGACGGAGCAGAAGCCATGAAAATGACAA GTACAGAGGTCCTCCTCGTGACCACCCGCGGACTCACCATGAACCAGGCTCACGTAGCCGCTCTGTGTCCCGCTCCCCTTCACCCTCCAGATCCAGGCCCATAGGTAAAAAGAGCCAGTCCAGGTCCCACAGCCCAGCTGAAGACTTACACCCAACTTCCAGTTCTCAGAAACAGTCTGTGGGACGATCTCCATCCCGCTCGTACTCTAGATCCATGTCCCGGTCACGCTCCCGTTCCAGGTCCTGGGCGGGCCGCAAGTCTGGAGGCCACTGA
- the srsf10a gene encoding serine/arginine-rich splicing factor 10 isoform X4 codes for MARYLRPPNTSLFVRNIADDSRPEDLRREFGRYGPIVDVYIPLDFHTRRTRGFAYIQFEDVRDAEDALHNLDRKWVCGRQIEIQFAQGDRKTPNQMKAKERHSPRSFSRYDDDRDSRRRRSRSRSYDRHRSRSPPYERRPRRSESPRESRPIGKKSQSRSHSPAEDLHPTSSSQKQSVGRSPSRSYSRSMSRSRSRSRSWAGRKSGGH; via the exons ATGGCGAGATACCTGAGGCCGCCAAATACATCTCTCTTCGTTAGAAACATCGCCGACGACTCCAG GCCAGAGGATTTACGACGTGAGTTTGGTCGTTATGGGCCTATTGTAGATGTCTACATTCCACTTGACTTCCATACACGACGGACAAGAGGATTTGCTTACATTCA GTTTGAAGATGTGCGGGATGCAGAGGACGCTCTTCACAACCTGGACCGTAAATGGGTTTGTGGGCGTCAGATCGAGATCCAGTTCGCccagggagacagaaaga CCCCTAACCAGATGAAGGCCAAGGAGCGCCACTCCCCTCGCAGTTTCTCCCGCTACGACGATGATCGGGATAGCCGCCGAAGACGGTCCCGGAGCCGCAGCTATGACCGACACAGGTCCCGGAGCCCCCCCTATGAACGTCGTCCTCGGAGGTCTGAGAGCCCTAGAGA ATCCAGGCCCATAGGTAAAAAGAGCCAGTCCAGGTCCCACAGCCCAGCTGAAGACTTACACCCAACTTCCAGTTCTCAGAAACAGTCTGTGGGACGATCTCCATCCCGCTCGTACTCTAGATCCATGTCCCGGTCACGCTCCCGTTCCAGGTCCTGGGCGGGCCGCAAGTCTGGAGGCCACTGA
- the srsf10a gene encoding serine/arginine-rich splicing factor 10 isoform X2 yields MARYLRPPNTSLFVRNIADDSRPEDLRREFGRYGPIVDVYIPLDFHTRRTRGFAYIQFEDVRDAEDALHNLDRKWVCGRQIEIQFAQGDRKTPNQMKAKERHSPRSFSRYDDDRDSRRRRSRSRSYDRHRSRSPPYERRPRRSESPRDSRSYSRHRRSRSHENDKGPPRDHPRTHHEPGSRSRSVSRSPSPSRSRPIGKKSQSRSHSPAEDLHPTSSSQKQSVGRSPSRSYSRSMSRSRSRSRSWAGRKSGGH; encoded by the exons ATGGCGAGATACCTGAGGCCGCCAAATACATCTCTCTTCGTTAGAAACATCGCCGACGACTCCAG GCCAGAGGATTTACGACGTGAGTTTGGTCGTTATGGGCCTATTGTAGATGTCTACATTCCACTTGACTTCCATACACGACGGACAAGAGGATTTGCTTACATTCA GTTTGAAGATGTGCGGGATGCAGAGGACGCTCTTCACAACCTGGACCGTAAATGGGTTTGTGGGCGTCAGATCGAGATCCAGTTCGCccagggagacagaaaga CCCCTAACCAGATGAAGGCCAAGGAGCGCCACTCCCCTCGCAGTTTCTCCCGCTACGACGATGATCGGGATAGCCGCCGAAGACGGTCCCGGAGCCGCAGCTATGACCGACACAGGTCCCGGAGCCCCCCCTATGAACGTCGTCCTCGGAGGTCTGAGAGCCCTAGAGA CTCTCGGTCCTACAGTCGACATAGACGGAGCAGAAGCCATGAAAATGACAA AGGTCCTCCTCGTGACCACCCGCGGACTCACCATGAACCAGGCTCACGTAGCCGCTCTGTGTCCCGCTCCCCTTCACCCTCCAGATCCAGGCCCATAGGTAAAAAGAGCCAGTCCAGGTCCCACAGCCCAGCTGAAGACTTACACCCAACTTCCAGTTCTCAGAAACAGTCTGTGGGACGATCTCCATCCCGCTCGTACTCTAGATCCATGTCCCGGTCACGCTCCCGTTCCAGGTCCTGGGCGGGCCGCAAGTCTGGAGGCCACTGA
- the srsf10a gene encoding serine/arginine-rich splicing factor 10 isoform X3: MARYLRPPNTSLFVRNIADDSRPEDLRREFGRYGPIVDVYIPLDFHTRRTRGFAYIQFEDVRDAEDALHNLDRKWVCGRQIEIQFAQGDRKTPNQMKAKERHSPRSFSRYDDDRDSRRRRSRSRSYDRHRSRSPPYERRPRRSESPRDSRSYSRHRRSRSHENDNRSVSRSPSPSRSRPIGKKSQSRSHSPAEDLHPTSSSQKQSVGRSPSRSYSRSMSRSRSRSRSWAGRKSGGH, encoded by the exons ATGGCGAGATACCTGAGGCCGCCAAATACATCTCTCTTCGTTAGAAACATCGCCGACGACTCCAG GCCAGAGGATTTACGACGTGAGTTTGGTCGTTATGGGCCTATTGTAGATGTCTACATTCCACTTGACTTCCATACACGACGGACAAGAGGATTTGCTTACATTCA GTTTGAAGATGTGCGGGATGCAGAGGACGCTCTTCACAACCTGGACCGTAAATGGGTTTGTGGGCGTCAGATCGAGATCCAGTTCGCccagggagacagaaaga CCCCTAACCAGATGAAGGCCAAGGAGCGCCACTCCCCTCGCAGTTTCTCCCGCTACGACGATGATCGGGATAGCCGCCGAAGACGGTCCCGGAGCCGCAGCTATGACCGACACAGGTCCCGGAGCCCCCCCTATGAACGTCGTCCTCGGAGGTCTGAGAGCCCTAGAGA CTCTCGGTCCTACAGTCGACATAGACGGAGCAGAAGCCATGAAAATGACAA CCGCTCTGTGTCCCGCTCCCCTTCACCCTCCAGATCCAGGCCCATAGGTAAAAAGAGCCAGTCCAGGTCCCACAGCCCAGCTGAAGACTTACACCCAACTTCCAGTTCTCAGAAACAGTCTGTGGGACGATCTCCATCCCGCTCGTACTCTAGATCCATGTCCCGGTCACGCTCCCGTTCCAGGTCCTGGGCGGGCCGCAAGTCTGGAGGCCACTGA
- the pnrc2 gene encoding proline-rich nuclear receptor coactivator 2 encodes MGGGERYNIPVSHPERPLPKKNHQLGRAKQRSRDQNGAAASAGGVGGLHHHSHRRSDKGAAYHRSPEARQAVSAEKSASVRFATNYDQNWEGAVSHLNTLLATQGSPSYAGPKFSEPPSPSVLPKPPSHWVSFPMGSYDNREMMAFQLKSLLKVQA; translated from the coding sequence atgggaggtggagagaggtaCAACATTCCAGTTTCCCACCCAGAGCGCCCTTTGCCAAAGAAGAACCATCAACTTGGCCGGGCTAAGCAGAGAAGCCGTGACCAGAATGGAGCAGCAGCATCTGCAGGAGGGGTAGGGGGGCTTCACCACCACAGCCACCGCCGGAGCGACAAAGGCGCAGCCTACCACAGGTCTCCAGAGGCGCGGCAGGCCGTGTCTGCAGAGAAGAGTGCTTCTGTTCGTTTTGCCACCAACTATGATCAGAACTGGGAGGGTGCAGTGTCTCACCTCAACACGCTTCTGGCCACACAGGGAAGTCCGAGCTACGCAGGGCCTAAGTTCAGCGAGCCGCCCTCGCCTAGCGTGTTGCCCAAACCCCCCAGCCACTGGGTGTCCTTCCCAATGGGCTCCTATGACAACAGGGAGATGATGGCCTTCCAGCTCAAGAGCCTTCTCAAGGTGCAGGCCTGA